In Spinacia oleracea cultivar Varoflay chromosome 5, BTI_SOV_V1, whole genome shotgun sequence, a single window of DNA contains:
- the LOC130461852 gene encoding uncharacterized protein has translation MDLLGPYTAAPGGRRYVIVAVDYFTKWVEAEALKNIRTSDVRSFIRKNIMTRFRIPQAIVFDNGPHFETPKLKEWLTDHGIKKKLDEAKGRWADDLPNVLWSIRTTAKNSIGETPFLLAYGAEAVLPTEMYEPTLRVMLYDENANWEMMKMALDFLPEVRGNAALRQQLYKLRMAREYNKKVSKRVLKGGDFVLRKMESIGRANEQDTLVRESDDLTKAYCGIIWCLRQKDLGTKVACSTVPRQHFLPSKLWSSTSSDEPV, from the exons ATGGATCTCCTAGGCCCGTACACCGCCGCTCCCGGAGGGAGGCGCTATGTcattgttgctgtagattacttcaccaagtgggtggaagcGGAAGCACTCAAGAATATAAGAACCAGTGATGTAAGATCATTTATTCGGAAAAATATCATGACTCGCTTCAGAATACCACAAgctatcgtctttgataatgggcctcaTTTTGAGACTCCTAAGCTGAAGGAATGGTTAACAGACCATG GGATAAAAAAGAAGCTGGACGAAGCTAAGGGTCGGTGGGCTGACGacctgccaaatgtcttatggtcaatccgcaccacggctaagaactcCATCGGCGAAACCCCCTTCTTACTAGCTTATGGTGCCGAGGCTGTCCTTCCCACAGAGATGTATGAACCTACACTGAGGGTCATGCTATATGACGAGAATGctaattgggaaatgatgaagatgGCCTTAGACTTCCTGCctgaggttagaggaaatgcggcACTAAGACAACAACTGTACAAGTTAAGGATGGCGagggaatacaacaagaaagtctccaAAAGGGTGCTCAAAGGGGGAGATTTCGTTCTCCGAAAAATGGAGTCAATAGGACGAGCCAATGAgcagg ACACGCTCGTCAGGGAAAGTGACGACCTTACAAAAGCATACTGCGGCATAATTTGGTGCCTGCGGCAAAAAGACCTTGGAACAAAGGTTGCTTGCTCAACAGTCCCGCGGCAACATTTCTTGCCGTCCAAACTTTGGTCGTCCACTTCATCTGACGAgcctgtctag